AAACACACTCTGGTCTGGTTATATACTCTAATGCGTACTGCTTGGTACATTTGGAAAAGCAGATACTCTAAGTTATTCCAAAACAAAAGAGTTAGTTGCTGGTTTGCCTGTCATGAAATCAGAAGCCTAATACAGAACTGCATGGATATCAATCAACAAAATCATCATACTTCAACTCAATGTCATACTAAAACTTGGGTTCCACCCAGTGATAACTGCCTCAAACTTAATATAGATGCTTCATTTGATCATAATACAATAGAAATTGGCGTTGGACTAATTCTCATAGATTCTGCAGGTTCAGCCAAAGGAATCAGGGGGAGGtacttcaatggaggaatgaatgCTGAACAAGCTGAGTGCATGGCCATGAAGGAGGCTATCTTGTGGGCCCACCAACTTAATCTTAACAACGTCACTTTGGACTCAGACTGTACAAATCTAGTTAAAGCCATCAGCAGTGTCAGCTCTACTGTCCAGTGGTTGAATATGAGTTATGTAGAAGAAATAAGACATCTCCTATGTTCTGTTCTATCTTTTGGTGTGGTTTATGTAAATAGGTCAGCAAACAATGTACCTCATGTTATAGCTAAAGAAGCAAGAGCTaaaaaaacttcttttgattttggTGAAATCATCCCTACTAATTTCGAAAGACTTGTAAGGGATGAAAAGAAGTTAATGTAGAAGTTATCTATGTATTAATAAAGTTGTttgtttgcatcaaaaaaaaatattttcttctttttcagtTCCAGAGTAGGATCCCAGAAATTACTGGAACCATTGAAGAGACTCCCAGAAGAAAACATCCTGGAAATCCTTGGGAAGTTACCATTGAGAGATCTCATGGTGTTCAGGTGTGTTTCCAAATTTTGGTGCTTCCAACTTGATAATAATCCCGAATTTGTTCGCATGACTAAGAATAGTTATAGCGTGATGCTTATACTTGACGGCAGAACATGCTCTTTGGATATTAATACACTGACATCTTCGTCGTTATCTGATGGTGGTTTTAAAGTATGTGCTGAGAAGATTCGTCGCCCAATGGTTCCCTTGGGATGGCATCTTGAGCTAACAAATTTTGTGGGTTCTTGTAATGGCTTGTTTTTCATGTATATGTATAATAATCATGAGAAGCCGGTTTGTTTATGGAATCCATGTACTAATGAGATTAGATATCTACCAAGATCTGGATTTCATGGGATTGAAGAGAGGGCGATCTGCGCCTTTCGGAAAGGACATGGGTTTGGTTATGACTCAAAGAGTGATGATTACAAGTATGTGCGTATTTTCTACTATCCTAGTCAACGCGAAGGATCTGAAGTGCACGTTTATTCGTTTAGAACGAATACGTGGAAGCAAATGTATGTCCCATATGTACTCACCAATGTGGATTCAGACAGGGCTCCAAATGGGATATTTTataatggagctcttcattggtttGCAGAAAAGATTTCATCATATTGCGTCACGGTGTTATTAGCTTTCGATATGACAGAGGAGAGTGTAAGAGAAATTCCACAACCAGAAAATCCGGGTTTCAAACAATTTGGTATCAAATATATTGATGTGTTGAATGGGTGTCTTTGCATTCTTTGTAGTA
This is a stretch of genomic DNA from Papaver somniferum cultivar HN1 chromosome 1, ASM357369v1, whole genome shotgun sequence. It encodes these proteins:
- the LOC113284593 gene encoding F-box protein CPR1-like gives rise to the protein MEANDSRVGSQKLLEPLKRLPEENILEILGKLPLRDLMVFRCVSKFWCFQLDNNPEFVRMTKNSYSVMLILDGRTCSLDINTLTSSSLSDGGFKVCAEKIRRPMVPLGWHLELTNFVGSCNGLFFMYMYNNHEKPVCLWNPCTNEIRYLPRSGFHGIEERAICAFRKGHGFGYDSKSDDYKYVRIFYYPSQREGSEVHVYSFRTNTWKQMYVPYVLTNVDSDRAPNGIFYNGALHWFAEKISSYCVTVLLAFDMTEESVREIPQPENPGFKQFGIKYIDVLNGCLCILCSNSAGFQVWLMNDYGMR